A single window of Gossypium hirsutum isolate 1008001.06 chromosome A10, Gossypium_hirsutum_v2.1, whole genome shotgun sequence DNA harbors:
- the LOC121207582 gene encoding uncharacterized protein At5g39865, with amino-acid sequence MAEMEDSKAKSSSGSLFFNRSFTMNSTAAAESNSPKFHLLLNSPSSLNRAASISRFYNSFDSVKGKVKKLCNLFESAKSSSSPSNLASPKETSPKVVLRPSKSIAYSSSFSLSFNNSPIRLPGTEDRIVVYLTSLRGIRRTYEDCYAVKMIFRGFRVWVDERDISMDAAYKKELQSVLKEKTVSLPQVFIKGKYVGGADVIKSMFEVGELAKILDGFPRRQPGFVCQGCGDVRFVPCWNCSGSRKVFDEDEELPKRCLECNENGLIRCPDCCS; translated from the coding sequence ATGGCAGAAATGGAAGACAGCAAGGCGAAATCATCATCTGGGTCGTTGTTCTTCAATCGTTCGTTCACGATGAACTCTACGGCGGCAGCTGAGTCGAATTCCCCCAAATTCCATCTCCTTCTCAACAGCCCTTCGTCTCTCAATCGAGCAGCTTCCATTTCGAGGTTTTACAATTCCTTCGATTCCGTCAAAGGTAAAGTTAAAAAGCTTTGCAATTTGTTCGAATCCGCTAAGTCTTCGTCTTCACCATCGAACTTAGCCAGTCCTAAAGAAACTTCTCCCAAAGTTGTTTTGAGACCCTCGAAATCGATTGCGTATTCGTCCTCGTTTTCTTTGAGCTTTAATAACTCTCCGATAAGGTTACCGGGAACTGAAGATCGAATTGTTGTTTATTTAACTAGTTTGCGAGGGATTCGAAGGACTTACGAGGATTGTTATGCTGTTAAGATGATATTTAGAGGGTTCAGAGTTTGGGTCGATGAGAGAGATATCTCCATGGATGCAGCTTACAAGAAAGAGTTGCAAAGCGTTTTGAAGGAGAAGACAGTGAGTTTGCCTCAGGTTTTTATAAAGGGCAAGTACGTCGGTGGTGCTGATGTGATTAAAAGCATGTTTGAAGTTGGGGAATTGGCTAAGATTCTTGATGGGTTCCCAAGGAGACAACCTGGGTTTGTTTGTCAAGGTTGTGGGGATGTCAGGTTTGTGCCTTGTTGGAACTGTAGTGGGAGTCGAAAAGTGTTTGACGAAGATGAAGAGTTGCCTAAAAGATGCTTGGAATGCAATGAGAATGGCTTGATTCGTTGCCCAGATTGCTGCTCTTAA